GGAGCTTGACGCCGGGGTTCAGCGCCGCGATCGCCGGGTCGTTCCACTTGGTGATCTTGGCGTTGAAGATCTTGGCGATGGTGGGCGCGTCCAGCGTGAGCTTGTCGACGCCGGAGACGTTGATGCCGAGGGCGATCGGGCCGCCAACCATCGGGAGGTCGATGCCCTGGCCGCCGGAGCAGACCTTCTTGGAGGCGGTGACCTCTTCCGGCTTGAGCGCGGAGTCGGAGCCGGCGAAGGCGACCTGGCCGTTGTTGAACGCGGTCACACCGGCGCCGGAGCCGCCGCCCTTGTAGTTGATCTGCACACCACAAGCCTGCGTGTACTGCTTGACCCAGGCGTCGATCGCGTTCTTCTGCGCGGAGGAGCCGTCGGCGAGCAGCTGACCCTTGGCGTCGTCACACTTGATGCTGCTGGCGTTCGCCGTGGAGGACGCCTTGCTGCCGCTGCTGTCGCTCGTGTCGTCGGAGCCGCACGCCGTGAGGGCCAGGGCGCCGGAGACGGCGAGAGCACCGAAGGCGAGGGCCCGCCGGTTCTTGCGCTGAAGCTTCACTTGAGTTCCTTCCGGGTGCCGCCGTCCTGAATCCGGCGGCGTGCGCGAAGTCTGGTTGACACGGGGGCGCATTCGAGGCACACCACGTATCGGGTAAGGCCGAAATTAGGCAGATCAGGTGAAGGCGCCTATGGCTGGAAGTGAACGGGGAGTGAACCCCTGCAGAAGGTGCGGTGAGGTCACGGAACGCTTACATCGAGGACACAGTGTGATTCCGGAACCCACCAGGGAACCCGCGCCCCCGCTGACCCGTCTCGTTCCACGGGAGCCTACGAGGCCGACGAAGGGCACGGACACATGCAACGGCGTACGTTCATAGGAGGCGGCGCGGCCGCGATCGCCGCGGTGGCCACGGCCGCGTGCGACGGCGGGGGCACCGCGGAGACCGCGCAGAGCACCCTCGGCAGGTCTCTGTCCGCATCCTCCCGCACGCGCGCGAGCTCGGCGAACTGGGCCGCTCTCGGCCGCGGCCTGGACGGCACCCTGGTCCGCCCCGGCGACGCCGACTGGTCGACGGCCCGCAAGCTCTACAACACCCGCTTCGACTCGCTGAAGCCCGCGGCGGTCGCGTACGTGGCGAACACGGACGACATCCGCACCACGCTCGCCTACGCCCGCGCCCACGGCGTCCAGGTGGCGATCCGCAACGGCGGCCACTCCTATGCCGGCTGGTCCTCGGGAAACAACCGGCTGATCGTCGATGTCTCCGAGCTGAACCGCGTGCGCGCCTCCGGCGGCACCGCGGTGGTCGGCGCCGGCGCCAAACTGATCGACGTCTACCGGGCCCTCACCGCCAAGGGCGTGACGATCCCGGCGGGCTCCTGCCCTACGGTCGGAGTCTCCGGCCTCACCCTCGGCGGCGGCCACGGCGTGGCCTCCCGGGCCTACGGCCTCACCTGCGACAGCCTCACCCGGGCGACGATCGTCACGGCCGACGGCAAGGAACTGGTCGCCGACGCGTCCACCAACAAGGACCTCTTCTGGGCGCTGCGCGGCGCCGGCAACGGCAACTTCGGTGTGGTGACCGAACTGCACTTCAGGACCCACCCGGCCCCGCAGGGCGTGACCGCCTACGCGACCTGGCCGTGGTCGAAGGCCGCCGCCGTGCTGAAGGCATGGCAGGAGTGGGGCCCCGCCCAGCCCGACGAGATCTGGTCCTCCTGCCACCTGGAGAACGGCGGCTCCCCCTCCGTGGCGGTCGCGGCGTTCTCCATGGGCACCTACGGCGAGCTCCAGAACGCCCTGGACCGCCTGGCCGACCGGATCGGCTCACCGGCCCGCAGCGTGACGCTCAGGCGGCACTCCTACGAGAGCGCCATGGAGGCGTACGCGGGCTGCTCGTCCTTCTCCACGGACGCCAAGTGCCACCTGCCCGGCTCCACCCCGGGCCGCAACCCGCAGGGCGCCCTCGGCCGCGAGACCTACGCGGCGCACTCGGACTTCTTCGACCGCTCGCTCTCGGCGGCCGGCATCCAGACCCTTGTGAAGCAGATCGCCTCGGTCCGGGGCGGCTCGGGCAGCATCGCGCTCACGGCCCTCGGCGGCGCGGTCAACCGCGTCTCCCCCACCGCGACGGCCTTCGTCCACCGCCGCTCCCGCATGCTGGCCCAGTACATCGCGTCCTGGAAGGCGGGAACCACGGGCACGACGGCCCAGTCCTGGCTGACGGGAGCACACGACGCGATGAAGCCGTACGCCTCGGGCGCGGCCTACCAGAACTACACGGACCCGACGCTGAAGAACTGGCGCGCGGCGTACTACGGCGACGCGGCGACGAAGCTGGCCAAGCTGAAGCGGCAGTACGACCCGCAGGGGTTCTTCACGTACCCGCAGTCGCTGTAGGTCCTGCTACGCGGCGTGGATCCTGCCCCCCGGCGCAGGTCCTGCTACGCGGCGAGGTCCCGCTCGGAGGCCGCGGCCTCTGTCCGGGCCCCGGGAATCACCGCGGCCTCCCGCTCGGACCCTCTCGCGCGGATGAGCCACGCTCCCCTCGCCGACCCCTCGACCGCCCTCATCACCGGCGTGAGAAGGGCCATCGCGAGCGGCGACAGCAGCAGGGCGACCGCCGTTCCGAGCGCGAACCCGCCGATGACGTCCGTCGGATAGTGCACACCCATGTACACCCGGCAGAACCCTTCGAGCAGCGCCAGCGCGATACCGAAGAGCCCGAACTTCCGGTGGGCGACGAACAGTCCGACCGCCAGCGCCATGGTGATCGTCGCGTGGTCGCTCACAAAGGAGTAGTCGGTCTTCCCGGAGACCAGCACCTCGATGCCCTCATGGGTCCGGAACGGCCGGGGCCGCTCGACGAAACCCCTTATGGGCACGTTGACGAGCACGGCGATCGAGGCGGCCAACGGCGCCCACACCAGCGCGGCCACGGAAGGGGCCGCGTCCTCGCCCCCACGCCGGCGCACGGACCACCAGCACCAGATGACGAGCAGGGCCATGCCAAGCAGGATCCCGTACTCCCCGACGTACTCCATGACCCGGTCGAACCAGTGCGGGGCGTCCTTGGCCAGGCCGTTGATGTCGTAGAGCAGGTCGACGTCGGGGTTCGACCCGGATTCGGCGAGAACAGCCATGGTGCTGCGGCCCCTTCGTCGTCTTTCCCGGCGTACCCATGTGCGCTCGGCTACGCCCCCAGGAACGCACGGCTCCCGTTAATACGTTCCACACTCCACTGAATGATCACTCAGACGTTATCGAAGAGAAATACATCGCCGCAGCTCAGGGGGTGGGTTTCACGCTCGGTCACACCGTGGTGGGCAATGCTTTCGCGCCATCTTCGGTGACTCGTGTGGCGCCGAAGTAATCCGCGCCGTCGATCGGGTCGAACCGGATCACAGCACCTGTTCTCGGGGCGTCGATCATGTATCCGCCGCCCACATAAATCCCTACATGGTGGATGGCGCGCGAGTTGGTGGGGTCATGGGAGAAGAACACCAGATCGCCCGGCAGCAGTTCACTTCTGGCCGGATGGGGGCCCGCGTTGTACTGATCGTTGGCGACGCGGGGAAGTGTGATGCCCACGCTGTCGTAGGCGGCCTGCGTCAGCCCCGAGCAGTCGAAGCGCCCGCCCTGTTCGGTCGTACCGGTGCCGCCCCACAGATAGGGCGTCCCGAGTTTCTTCTGCGCGTAGTAGATGGCTCCGGCGGCCTGCTTGGAGGGATCGACACGGGTCGTCGGCGCGGCGAAGCTCTCCTCCAGAGTCGTGATGGTCTTCACGTAGTTCTGGGTTTCCCTGTACGGCGGTACGCCCCCGTACTTGATGACCGCGTAGGCGCCCGCGTTGTACGAGGCGAGCATGTTGTGGGTGATGTTCCCGGGAACGGCCTTCACATAGGACGCGAGCTGGCAGTCGTACGAAGCCGCCGAAGGAATCGCGTCGTTGGGATCCCAGACGTCCTTGTCGCCGTCCCCGTCCCCGTCGATCCCGTGCGTGGCCCAGGTCCCCGGGATGAACTGCGCTATTCCCTGCGCCGCCGCGGCACTCTGCGCCCTCGGGTTGAACCCGCTCTCCTGGTAGAGCTGGGCGGCGAGCAGCGCCGGGTTGATCGCGGGGCAGAGGTTGCCCCACTTCTGCACGAGCTCCTGGTACACGGCCGGAACGGCGCCCTTGGCCAGGGCTTTCGACGCCCCGCCCACTCCGTTCGCGAGGTTGCCGGCGACGACGTAGACCCCCACGACGAGGAGCATCACGAAGCTGAGCCCCGCTCCGAGAGCGGCGCCCGCCACGAGCCACGCCTTACGCACCGTCAACCGCCCCTCGGTCTTTGGGAGTCCGCCCGCGTCAGTTTATGAGCTTCCCCGAAGGAAACCGGGGTACTCGGCTGGGTCGGCACAAAGATCGGCCATGAGACGGGCCATGAGACGGGCGATGAGTGGGGCGACAGGAGGACCGGTGACAGGACCGGCGCGGCGCGCTCCCCGTGGCCGAGGTCAGCAGACCGCGCGCCGGTAGAGCGCGGCGGCCTCGTCGCCGAGGGCCACGCTGTACGACACGTCGGCCGTCGCCCCGCCCTGCTCGTGCCCGCCCAGCACCCCCACGACCTGCCCGTCCCCGTTCACCCAGGGACTGCCGCTGGTGCCTCCCGTGAACCGCGGGCACTCGATCCGCTGCTGCGTACTGCTGTGCGCGGTCGGCTTGTTGGTGCAGCTGATCGGCGCGTCCGAGGAGGAGGGGTACCCGGTGACGGTGACGGCGGTGGCCCCGGTGGCCGTACGCGTCACCATCCGGTTTCCGCCGACGACGTCCTGGACCGCCCCCTCGACGGTGGCGAAGGCGACGTCACTGTCCTCGTCGTACCCCTGGGACCACCCCGCGGGCAGATACCGCTTGCCCACCTTCCATTTCCCGTAGGGCGCCCTGCCGTCCCGGTACCCGGGAACGAACACGATGTCGACGCGGTTGCCGCCGAGACAGTGCGCTGCGGTGATGAGGAGGTCCCGGTGCGGGCTGTGGACGACGGAGGCGGTGCAGTAGTGGTGGCTGCCGTCGAAAAGGGCGCCCACCCGGGCGCTCTGCGAGGTGGCCGCGGCGACCGTCGTCACCCCGAAGGGCCCCGCTCCGTCGGCGGCGACCGCCTCGGAGGCCGAGGTCAGGGTGAGCAGCACGATGGCGGCGTGGAGAGCGATACGTGGCGTGCACTTCACGGAAGACAGCATTCCGCACGAAGGTGAGAAATGCGTTCAAGCGTCCGGAGGCGGGTTCTCACTCAGCCCCGGACGGCGCGTCGAGCGGGTCACGGCTGTGGGGCGGTCATGGCCGGGGCACCCGGGCCCCCAGGGGCGAGCGACGGAGGCCACGACGTGTTCGACGGTTTCGAGCTGACGCGATGCGAGGGCGACGGAGCCACGCTGCGCGTACGCCACGGCGGCAGCGGCCCCGCGGTGCTGCTCCTGCACGGCCATCCCCGCACGCACACCACCTGGCACCGCGTGGCCCCGCCGCCGGCCGCCGCGGGTTTCACCGTCGCCTGCCCCGATCTGCGCGGCTACGGCCGGTCGGAGAAGCCCGTGACGGACCCGGAACACCGGCCCTACTCCAAACGGGTCATGGCCGGTGACTGCCTCGCGGTCATGCGCCGGCTCGGACACGAGCGGTTCGCGGTCCTCGGGCACGACCGCGGCGCACCCTGCGTGCGTTCTGGGAGAGGGTCGGCCACACCCCCGCCGCCGTTCCACGCTGACCGGCTCAGCCGCGCGTCCCCACGTCCTGGGGGAAACGCGCCCCCGTGAGCTCCTCCGACGCCGTCCACAGACGCCGGGCGACGGCCGGGTCGCTCGCGGCCGCGCTCCGGCCCACCAGAGTCGGTGCCCCCCGCATCTCGCCGAGCCCGTCCGGGCCCACGTAACTGGCCCCGGGCAGATCCTGCGTCGCCGCGTACAGCGTGGGCAGCGCGCCCGCCCGGTCGTCCTGGGCCAGGAACCTGTTGCCGAACTTCATGAACACGCGGGCCGCCGCACTGGACGCGTGGCTCTGGAGGTTGGTCGCCGCGTACCCGGGGTGGGCGGCCAGGGCGCGGACCGGGGAGCCCGACTCCACGAGACGGCGCTGGAGTTCCAGCACGAACAGCAGGTTCGCCAGCTTGGACTGGCCGTACACGCCCCTCGGGTCGTAACCCGAGCTCCGGTCCAGGTCGTCGAAATCGATGCGCTGGTCGCCCCAGCGGTGCGCGCCCGAGGCCACCGTCACGACCCGGTCCGTGAGGTACGGCAGCAGCAGGTTGGTCAGCGCGAAGTGGCCCAGGTGGTTCGTGCCGAACTGCATCTCGAAGCCGTCCCGCGTCCGCTGCTCCGGGATCATCATGACGCCCGCGTTGTTGATCAGCAGGTCCAGCGGGCGGTCCCAGCCGGCCGCGAACTCCCGCACGGACGTCAGGTCCGCCAGGTCCAGCCGGCGCACCTCCGTGCTGCCCTGCACCCGGGCCGCCGCCGCGCCGCCGCGCTCGACGTCCCGTACGGCGAACACCACGTGCGCCCCCGCCCGGGCCAGCGCGTCCGCGGCCGTGAAGCCGATCCCGCTGTTGGCTCCCGTGACCACCGCGGTGCGGCCGGTGAGGTCGGGGAGGGACGTCGCGTTCCACTTCTGCTGTGCGTCAGTAGCCATGACCTGAATGTAGGCGCCGACAACAATGCTGTCAACGACAACAATGATGCCGTCGACTACATCCGGATACGATGAGGGCATGCCACCAGCGAAAAACACCACGCCGCCAGTGACATCCGAGCGGGCCGAGAAGCCCGGGAACCGCCCCTACCACCACGGAGACCTCCGCTCCGCCCTCCTCGCGAGCGCCGAGCACACCCTTCGGGAGAAGGGCGCCGGGTCGCTGTCCCTGCGCGAACTCGCCCGCGACACCGGCGTCAGCCATGCCGCGCCGGGACGGCACTTCAAGGACAAGCAGGCCCTGCTCGACGCCCTCGCCCTGGTCGGCTACGACCGCATGGCGCAGTCCCTGGAGGCCGCCGACGACCCGGCCCTCCCCCTCCGGCCCCGGCTGACCGCCCTCGCCCGGGCCTACCTCGGCTTCGCCCTCGACAACGCCGCACTGCTGGAGCTGATGTACGCCCGCAAGCACGAGCCCGGCGCCTCCGCGCAGATGGCCGCCGCGATCGACCGGACGATCGGCTCGCTGGAGCGGGCCGTCGCCTTCGCCCAGCAGCACGGCGAGATCGTCGACGGCACCCCCGAGCACCTCACGCTCGTCGTGGGCTCCGCCCTCCACGGCCTCGCCTCCTTCGCGGCCAACGGCACGGTCCCGCCCGACGCGGCCATGGACTCGGTGCCGGAACTGGTCCATCACCTGCTGGACGGACTCCGGCCCCGCTGAGCACACCCCCCTGTCACCGGGCTGTCGTTCCGCTCTTCGCCGACGGAGAGAAATGTGTGTGACGCGTGTAGATGGTCAAGCCGAGACCATTCACCGCCCATCGGCCCGCCATTGATCGGTAAGCCCGCAACGCCCTTCGGTAAGGCGGAAGTCAGTATTCCGCCGCGTGTCTTGTTGTCACGTACTCAACAAGGGGATGGTCGTCGCGGGTCGCCGCCCCCACCGGGAACCTCACCGGTGGTCCCCCCGCAGGCCTCTGTCAACCACTCCCAGGAGGCTGTACGTTGCGTACGTCCACCCCCAACACCCCCCACATATCCGGCAGATGGCGCCGTATCGGCTCCGCCGCAGCAGCCACCGGCGCGCTCCTGATCGCCGGCCTCGGCACCGCGGCACACGCCAGCGCGGACACCTCCCACAAGGTGAGCAGCAAGGTGATCGCCGCCGCCGTCGCCAAGGCACACGTGACGTACGAGAGCGCGTGTGGCTCCACCCCCAAGAAGGGCTTCGCCGCCTGCAACGCCCTGCGCGTCACCGGCGGCACCACCGCGTTCATGGAGAAGCAGGCCGTGACGAAGGGCGTGTCCCCCGCGACCGTCAAGCCCGACGCCGCTGCCGCCACCCCGACCGGTTACGGCCCCACCGACCTGCGGTCCGCCTACGGCCTGACCTCCGCGTCCGCCAACAACGGCTCCGGCCAGACGATCGCCATCGTCGACGCCTACGACGACCCCAACGCCGCGGCGGACCTGGCCACCTACCGCTCGTACTACGGCCTGCCCGCGTGCACCGTCGCCAGCGGCTGCTTCAAGAAGGTCGGCCAGACCGGCTCCACGACCTCCCTTCCCACCGCCGACAGCGGCTGGGCCGGTGAGATCTCCCTCGACCTCGACATGGTCTCCGCGATCGCCCCGAACGCCAAGATCCTGCTGGTCGAGGCGACTTCGTCGAGCATGGCCAACCTGGGCAAGTCGGTGAACGAGGCCGTCACCCTGGGCGCCAAGTTCGTCTCCAACTCCTACGGCGGCTCCGAGTCCTCCTCGGACACCTCCTACGACTCCTCGTACTTCAACCACCCCGGCGTCGCCATCACCGTCTCCGCCGGCGACGAGGCCTACGGCGCCGAGTACCCGGCCGCCTCCAAGTACGTGACCGCCGTCGGCGGCACCGCCCTGAAGACCTCCTCCACCACCCGCGGCTGGACCGAGACCGTCTGGAACACCAGCTCCACCGAGGGCACCGGCTCCGGCTGCTCCGCCTACGACGCCAAGCCCACCTGGCAGACCGACACCGGCTGCACCAAGCGCATGATCGCCGACGTCTCCGCCGTCGCCGACCCCGCCACCGGCGTCTCCGTCTACGACTCCTACGGCGCCGACGGCACGGGCTGGAACACCTACGGCGGCACCAGCGCCTCCTCGCCCATCATCGCGTCGGTGTACGCCCTCGCGGGCACCCCGGGCAGCAGCACCTACCCGGCCCAGGACCCCTACAAGAACACCGCCGCCCTCAACGACGTGACCTCCGGCAGCAACGGCTCCTGCACCACGAGCTACTTCTGCACCGCCGGGTCGGGCTACGACGGCCCGACCGGTCTGGGCACGCCGCAAGGTCTGGCCGCCTTCACCGGCTGAGCCGGTCCCTGAATGTCCCCGTCGGGTCACGGGGCGCCGCCCAGGGGGACGTGGGGTCCCCTCGACGGCACAAAGGCAACGGGTCGCGACAGCCGGTCGCGGCCCGTTGCCGTGTCCCGAACGGGCGTGGCCCACCTGTGAGTTGGGCAAAGCAACAGCCGCCCGTCGGCCATGGACGGGTCACGCCCGGACTGGGTTCGGTATGGCGGAAGTCAGGATTCCACCAGCCACCTTGTTGTCGCGTACTCAACAAGAGACCGTCATCACAGGCCGCCGCCCGCCGCCGGGGAGACCGCACCGACGGCACGCACCCGCACCGCCCCTGTCCCACATCATCAGGAGGCTGCACCTTGCGTACCGACATCCCCCACACCCACCTGAGACGGCGCCGCATCGGATCCGCCCTGGCCGCCACCACCGCCCTCGTCCTGGCCGGCTTCGGCACCGCCGTCCACGCGGACGCGACGACCTCGTCCAAGGTCACCTGGGCCGCGACCCCCTGCGCCACCCCCAAGAAGACCGGCGAGCTCGCCTGCAACTCCCTGCGCGTCACGGGCGGCACCACCGCCTTCCAGAAGGCCAGGGGCATCACCCCCAAGGCCGCCGACGCCGCCACCCCCTCCGGATACGGCCCCACCGAACTCCGGTCCGCCTACGGCCTGACCTCCGCGTCCGCCAACAACGGCTCCGGCCAGACGATCGCCATCGTCGACGCGTACAACGACCCCAACGCCGAGGCCGACCTCGCCAAGTACCGCTCGTACTACGGACTCTCCGCCTGCACCACCGCCAACGGCTGCTTCAAGAAGGTCTCCCAGACCGGCTCCACGACCTCCCTGCCCACCAGCGACTCCGGCTGGGCCGAGGAGATCTCCCTCGACCTCGACATGGTCTCCGCCATCGCCCCGAACGCCAAGATTCTGCTGGTCGAGGCGACTTCGGCCACCATGGCCAACCTCGGCAAGTCGGTGAACGAGGCCGTCACCCTGGGCGCCAAGTTCGTCTCCAACTCCTACGGCGGCTCCGAGTCCTCCTCGGACACCTCCTACGACTCCTCGTACTTCAACCACCCCGGCGTCGCCATCACCGTCAGCGCGGGCGACGCGGACTACGGCGCCGAGTACCCCGCCGCCTCCAAGTACGTGACCTCGGTGGGCGGCACCGCGCTCTCCACGTCCTCCAACAGCCGCGGCTGGACCGAGAGCGTCTGGAAGACCAGCTCCACCGAGGGCACCGGCTCCGGCTGCTCCGCCTACGACGCCAAGCCCACCTGGCAGACCGACACCGGCTGCACCAAGCGCATGATCGCCGACGTCTCCGCTGTCGCCGACCCCGCCACCGGCGTCTCTGTCTACGACTCCTACGGCGTCACCGCCGGCTGGTACACCTTCGGCGGCACCAGCGCCTCGTCCCCGATCATCGCCGGCGTCTACGCCCTCGCGGGCACCCCGGGCAGCAGCACCTACCCGGCCCAGGACCCCTACAAGGCGGCCGGCACCTCCGCCCTCAACGACGTCACCTCGGGCAACAACGGCTCCTGCACCACCAGCTACTTCTGCACCGCCACGTCCGGCTACGACGGCCCCACCGGCTGGGGCACCCCGGAGGGACTGAGCGCCTTCACGGGCTGACTCTGCGTCAACACACGGGCCGCGGTCACCGACCGCGGCCCGTTCGTCATGCCGACAGCTCTCCGGGATAGCCTTCACCCGCAGAACATCGGTGCCAGAAGCGCCGCAGGTCGTAAGAGGGGTCAACGACGGGACCACACGACAGGTTCCGCTCAGGCCTCATTGCCCGGGGTTACCTGCCGTGATACACAGAGTGACCAGACAGTCGTTCGTACGAAACCCGCCCACCAATGCCGCCAAGTCGACATACGCGGGCGGAATTGTCAGCGACAATGAGGCCTGACCTCTGCGCACACGCAGGGGTAGCGGAACTACCCACCAGGGGCGGTGACTTACATGTTCGTTGCGGCCGACAAGGGAGACATCAACACCATCATTGGCGGGATCGCTCCCGACTGGGGGCCCTTCGGGGCGCTGGGGACGGAAGCGAAGACGATGATCCAGGTCGTCATGGCGGTCGCCATCCTGCTCTGCCTCGGCATCGCCATCTGGGGCGCCGCGAAACAGCGCATCGGCGCCACCGCCCTGAGGGACACCTTCAGCGCGGAACAGGGCAAGGGCCTGATCGTCGCCGGACTGACGGGAGTCTTCATCATCGGCTCCCTGGGCACGCTCTTCACCATCGTGTACGGCATGGCCGTGTAGCCGCCGCGTCCGGTCGACGCACCTCCGCTCCGGCCGGGCGCGCCCGGTACCCCGCTCCACCCCACCCGTCCGTCATGCCCACCGGCTGAGGTTGCGTTCCCCCGATGTCCTCGATCACCGCGATGACTCCGATGCCGAGTCACCACACCGCGCCCGCGCGGGAACCAGCACGGCTACCGTCGTACTCGTACACGTTTTCCCACGCTTTTCCGCACGACGTCGAGGGGGCGTAAGCGGCATGAGTCTCGGAGACGACCCGGAGGGCTCCGGAGGATACGGCGGCACGGGCCAGACCCGCACCCGGTACCCGGAGGGCAGCGGCGGCGACGTCTACGGCGGCGCCCGCAGAGGCGGCCGATCCTCCTCCAGAAGCCTGGTCACGGTGGTCGGCGTCGTCGTCCTCCTGATCGCGGCGATCGCCTTCGCGAACCGCGGGGGAGACGAT
This is a stretch of genomic DNA from Streptomyces sp. NBC_00285. It encodes these proteins:
- a CDS encoding FAD-binding oxidoreductase, whose product is MQRRTFIGGGAAAIAAVATAACDGGGTAETAQSTLGRSLSASSRTRASSANWAALGRGLDGTLVRPGDADWSTARKLYNTRFDSLKPAAVAYVANTDDIRTTLAYARAHGVQVAIRNGGHSYAGWSSGNNRLIVDVSELNRVRASGGTAVVGAGAKLIDVYRALTAKGVTIPAGSCPTVGVSGLTLGGGHGVASRAYGLTCDSLTRATIVTADGKELVADASTNKDLFWALRGAGNGNFGVVTELHFRTHPAPQGVTAYATWPWSKAAAVLKAWQEWGPAQPDEIWSSCHLENGGSPSVAVAAFSMGTYGELQNALDRLADRIGSPARSVTLRRHSYESAMEAYAGCSSFSTDAKCHLPGSTPGRNPQGALGRETYAAHSDFFDRSLSAAGIQTLVKQIASVRGGSGSIALTALGGAVNRVSPTATAFVHRRSRMLAQYIASWKAGTTGTTAQSWLTGAHDAMKPYASGAAYQNYTDPTLKNWRAAYYGDAATKLAKLKRQYDPQGFFTYPQSL
- a CDS encoding phosphatase PAP2 family protein, whose amino-acid sequence is MAVLAESGSNPDVDLLYDINGLAKDAPHWFDRVMEYVGEYGILLGMALLVIWCWWSVRRRGGEDAAPSVAALVWAPLAASIAVLVNVPIRGFVERPRPFRTHEGIEVLVSGKTDYSFVSDHATITMALAVGLFVAHRKFGLFGIALALLEGFCRVYMGVHYPTDVIGGFALGTAVALLLSPLAMALLTPVMRAVEGSARGAWLIRARGSEREAAVIPGARTEAAASERDLAA
- a CDS encoding C40 family peptidase, encoding MTVRKAWLVAGAALGAGLSFVMLLVVGVYVVAGNLANGVGGASKALAKGAVPAVYQELVQKWGNLCPAINPALLAAQLYQESGFNPRAQSAAAAQGIAQFIPGTWATHGIDGDGDGDKDVWDPNDAIPSAASYDCQLASYVKAVPGNITHNMLASYNAGAYAVIKYGGVPPYRETQNYVKTITTLEESFAAPTTRVDPSKQAAGAIYYAQKKLGTPYLWGGTGTTEQGGRFDCSGLTQAAYDSVGITLPRVANDQYNAGPHPARSELLPGDLVFFSHDPTNSRAIHHVGIYVGGGYMIDAPRTGAVIRFDPIDGADYFGATRVTEDGAKALPTTV
- a CDS encoding trypsin-like serine peptidase; this encodes MLSSVKCTPRIALHAAIVLLTLTSASEAVAADGAGPFGVTTVAAATSQSARVGALFDGSHHYCTASVVHSPHRDLLITAAHCLGGNRVDIVFVPGYRDGRAPYGKWKVGKRYLPAGWSQGYDEDSDVAFATVEGAVQDVVGGNRMVTRTATGATAVTVTGYPSSSDAPISCTNKPTAHSSTQQRIECPRFTGGTSGSPWVNGDGQVVGVLGGHEQGGATADVSYSVALGDEAAALYRRAVC
- a CDS encoding oxidoreductase, with translation MATDAQQKWNATSLPDLTGRTAVVTGANSGIGFTAADALARAGAHVVFAVRDVERGGAAAARVQGSTEVRRLDLADLTSVREFAAGWDRPLDLLINNAGVMMIPEQRTRDGFEMQFGTNHLGHFALTNLLLPYLTDRVVTVASGAHRWGDQRIDFDDLDRSSGYDPRGVYGQSKLANLLFVLELQRRLVESGSPVRALAAHPGYAATNLQSHASSAAARVFMKFGNRFLAQDDRAGALPTLYAATQDLPGASYVGPDGLGEMRGAPTLVGRSAAASDPAVARRLWTASEELTGARFPQDVGTRG
- a CDS encoding TetR/AcrR family transcriptional regulator, producing MPPAKNTTPPVTSERAEKPGNRPYHHGDLRSALLASAEHTLREKGAGSLSLRELARDTGVSHAAPGRHFKDKQALLDALALVGYDRMAQSLEAADDPALPLRPRLTALARAYLGFALDNAALLELMYARKHEPGASAQMAAAIDRTIGSLERAVAFAQQHGEIVDGTPEHLTLVVGSALHGLASFAANGTVPPDAAMDSVPELVHHLLDGLRPR
- a CDS encoding S53 family peptidase, which gives rise to MRTSTPNTPHISGRWRRIGSAAAATGALLIAGLGTAAHASADTSHKVSSKVIAAAVAKAHVTYESACGSTPKKGFAACNALRVTGGTTAFMEKQAVTKGVSPATVKPDAAAATPTGYGPTDLRSAYGLTSASANNGSGQTIAIVDAYDDPNAAADLATYRSYYGLPACTVASGCFKKVGQTGSTTSLPTADSGWAGEISLDLDMVSAIAPNAKILLVEATSSSMANLGKSVNEAVTLGAKFVSNSYGGSESSSDTSYDSSYFNHPGVAITVSAGDEAYGAEYPAASKYVTAVGGTALKTSSTTRGWTETVWNTSSTEGTGSGCSAYDAKPTWQTDTGCTKRMIADVSAVADPATGVSVYDSYGADGTGWNTYGGTSASSPIIASVYALAGTPGSSTYPAQDPYKNTAALNDVTSGSNGSCTTSYFCTAGSGYDGPTGLGTPQGLAAFTG
- a CDS encoding S53 family peptidase, encoding MRTDIPHTHLRRRRIGSALAATTALVLAGFGTAVHADATTSSKVTWAATPCATPKKTGELACNSLRVTGGTTAFQKARGITPKAADAATPSGYGPTELRSAYGLTSASANNGSGQTIAIVDAYNDPNAEADLAKYRSYYGLSACTTANGCFKKVSQTGSTTSLPTSDSGWAEEISLDLDMVSAIAPNAKILLVEATSATMANLGKSVNEAVTLGAKFVSNSYGGSESSSDTSYDSSYFNHPGVAITVSAGDADYGAEYPAASKYVTSVGGTALSTSSNSRGWTESVWKTSSTEGTGSGCSAYDAKPTWQTDTGCTKRMIADVSAVADPATGVSVYDSYGVTAGWYTFGGTSASSPIIAGVYALAGTPGSSTYPAQDPYKAAGTSALNDVTSGNNGSCTTSYFCTATSGYDGPTGWGTPEGLSAFTG